TAGTCAAGACCGGCTCTCTTTAAATACCTGTCGTCAACTGAAAAACCCAGCGGCTTTACCAGATGCAGCTCTGCACCGGTAACGGCGCAAGTGCGAGCCACGTTACCTGTGTTGGCCGGTATCTCGGGTTCCACCAGTACCAAATGCATAATTCATCAGTTCTCCTTGTCCAGGGTATGAGTCTGTTTTTTAGTCTTAAGACAATAGCCGGCCACTACACAGTCGGCACAGTGCGGAGTTCGTGCCGTACAAACAGACCGCCCGAAATGAATAATTCGGTGATGCCAAACGCCACGCTCATTTGCAGGTATCAGGTCCAGTAAATCCTTTTCCACCCGGCGGGGCGTGTTGCCATAAGAAAGACCCATCCTGCGGGCCACTCTGTAAACATGTGTATCCACAGGAAATGTCGGTTTACCAAAGGCCAGGTTCAGTACTACATTGGCAGTTTTACGGCCTACCCCGGGCAAGGCCTGCAGATCATTAAAGTTATTCGGGACTTTTCCCCCGTACCTTTCCGTCAGTATCTTGCACGTCTTAATTATATGTAAACTTTTATTACGATACAGGCCGCATCCTTTTATATCGTCAGCCAACTGTTGTTGGGGCAAAACCGCAAAATCCCGCGGTGTCTTATATTTTTCAAACAAATCGGCCGTGGTCCTGTTTACCTGTTTGTCGGTACACTGAGCGGACAGAATAACCGCTATCAACAATTCAAAGGAATTATTAAAATGCAAGGTAGGTTCTACATGCGGCAAATGCTCTGCCAGCAATTTTAAAATTTTT
This genomic interval from Desulfoscipio sp. XC116 contains the following:
- the nth gene encoding endonuclease III → MLAEHLPHVEPTLHFNNSFELLIAVILSAQCTDKQVNRTTADLFEKYKTPRDFAVLPQQQLADDIKGCGLYRNKSLHIIKTCKILTERYGGKVPNNFNDLQALPGVGRKTANVVLNLAFGKPTFPVDTHVYRVARRMGLSYGNTPRRVEKDLLDLIPANERGVWHHRIIHFGRSVCTARTPHCADCVVAGYCLKTKKQTHTLDKEN